A portion of the Meriones unguiculatus strain TT.TT164.6M chromosome 11, Bangor_MerUng_6.1, whole genome shotgun sequence genome contains these proteins:
- the Derl2 gene encoding derlin-2 isoform X1 yields the protein MAYQSLRLEYLQIPPVSRAYTTACVLTTAAVQLELITPFQLYFNPELIFKHFQIWRLITNFLFFGPVGFNFLFNMIFLYRYCRMLEEGSFRGRTADFVFMFLFGGFLMTLFGLFVSLVFLGQAFTIMLVYVWSRRNPYVRMNFFGLLNFQAPFLPWVLMGFSLLLGNSIIVDLLGIAVGHIYFFLEDIFPNQPGGIRILKTPSILRTIFDTPDEDPNYNPLPEERPGGFAWGEGQRLGG from the exons ATGGCGTACCAGAGCCTCCGGCTGGAGTACCTGCAGATCCCGCCGGTCAGCCGCGCCTACACTACCGCCTGCGTCCTCACCACCGCAGCCGTG CAATTGGAATTGATCACACCTTTTCAGTTATACTTCAATCCTGAGTTAATTTTTAAACACTTTCAA ATATGGAGGCTAATCACCAATTTCTTATTTTTTGGTCCAGTTGGATTCAATTTTTTGTTTAACATGATATTTCT ATATCGTTACTGCCGAATGCTAGAAGAAGGCTCTTTCCGAGGTCGGACGGCAGACTTTGTATTTATGTTCCTTTTTGGTGGATTTTTAATGACT ctttttggtttgtttgtgagCTTAGTGTTTTTAGGCCAGGCCTTTACAATAATGCTGGTCTATGTGTGGAGCCGGAGGAACCCGTATGTCCGCATGAACTTCTTTGGTCTTCTGAACTTCCAGGCCCCCTTTCTGCCCTGGGTGCTCATgggcttttctttgttgttgggGAACTCGATTATTGTGGACCTTTTGG GTATTGCAGTTGGGCACATATATTTTTTCTTGGAAGATATATTTCCCAATCAGCCTGGTGGAATAAGAATTCTGAAAACACCGTCTatttt GAGGACTATTTTTGATACGCCAGATGAGGATCCCAACTACAACCCACTACCTGAAGAGCGGCCAGGAGGCTTTGCTTGGGGTGAAGGCCAGCGCCTTGGAGGGTAA
- the Mis12 gene encoding protein MIS12 homolog encodes MSVDPMAYEAQFFGFTPQTCLLRIYTAFQDHLFEVMQAVEQVVLRKLGGTPGCEISPVQIRKCTETFLCFMKERFDNLFGKMEHLILQSILCIPPNILLPEDKCQETHPFSEEKFQLLKQEIEELQEKYKVELRTEQALLAELEEQKIVQAKLRETLTFFDELENIGRDHGTSNFRESLVSLVQNCRKLQNIRDSVEKESRRLETR; translated from the coding sequence ATGTCTGTGGACCCGATGGCCTACGAGGCCCAGTTCTTTGGCTTTACGCCACAGACATGCCTGCTGAGGATCTACACGGCATTTCAAGACCACCTGTTTGAAGTGATGCAGGCTGTGGAGCAGGTTGTCCTGAGGAAGCTGGGAGGCACCCCAGGCTGCGAGATCAGCCCTGTACAGATTCGTAAATGCACAGAGACCTTTCTTTGCTTCATGAAGGAACGCTTTGATAACCTTTTTGGCAAAATGGAGCACCTGATTTTGCAGTCGATTTTGTGTATTCCTCCAAACATCCTGCTTCCTGAAGATAAGTGTCAGGAGACTCATCCTTTCAGTGAAGAAAAATTCCAGCTTCTCAAACAGGAAATTGAAGAGTTACAGGAGAAGTATAAGGTTGAATTACGTACTGAGCAGGCCCTTCTTGCAGAGTTAGAGGAGCAAAAAATTGTTCAAGCCAAACTCAGAGAGACCTTAACTTTCTTTGATGAGCTTGAGAACATTGGCAGAGACCACGGAACTAGTAACTTTAGGGAGAGTTTGGTGTCCCTTGTCCAGAACTGCAGAAAACTCCAGAACATTAGAGACAGCGTGGAAAAGGAAAGCAGAAGACTGGAGACGCGATGA
- the Derl2 gene encoding derlin-2 isoform X2 translates to MAYQSLRLEYLQIPPVSRAYTTACVLTTAAVQLELITPFQLYFNPELIFKHFQVLQLGTYIFSWKIYFPISLVE, encoded by the exons ATGGCGTACCAGAGCCTCCGGCTGGAGTACCTGCAGATCCCGCCGGTCAGCCGCGCCTACACTACCGCCTGCGTCCTCACCACCGCAGCCGTG CAATTGGAATTGATCACACCTTTTCAGTTATACTTCAATCCTGAGTTAATTTTTAAACACTTTCAA GTATTGCAGTTGGGCACATATATTTTTTCTTGGAAGATATATTTCCCAATCAGCCTGGTGGAATAA
- the LOC110564061 gene encoding uncharacterized protein LOC110564061, which yields MANGPFPRKPWGPEQMYFDSDPESEGLFDEPPQEEGHTARAPKSASSAGRKSARRAGGRAPGPRAGLSRKASARSGPKEEEPPVDEGCYLDHFPHLSIFIYAAIAFSITSCIFTYIHLQLA from the coding sequence ATGGCTAACGGTCCCTTTCCACGCAAGCCCTGGGGTCCAGAGCAGATGTATTTCGACTCCGATCCTGAATCCGAGGGCCTGTTCGATGAGCCGCCCCAGGAGGAGGGCCACACTGCGCGGGCACCCAAGTCCGCATCATCGGCTGGCAGGAAATCTGCTCGGCGCGCGGGCGGTAGGGCTCCGGGTCCCCGCGCTGGGCTGTCCCGAAAGGCCTCTGCGCGCTCGGGACCCAAGGAAGAGGAGCCTCCGGTGGACGAGGGCTGCTATCTAGATCACTTCCCGCACCTCTCCATCTTCATCTACGCGGCCATAGCCTTCTCCATCACCTCATGCATCTTCACCTATATCCATTTGCAGCTTGCCTAA